One Ogataea parapolymorpha DL-1 chromosome VI, whole genome shotgun sequence DNA window includes the following coding sequences:
- a CDS encoding Protein PNS1, with protein sequence MSQSNYYQQQPQHGFNAPPPQYSQQGNDLSANEKLNQNYYYDRPPAPEPGKETFDETFKVEKPKFHDVPFTILFLATVAGFFVVAGITLRHYATSYSYEGSSIYNAGNSFSLNTNTIVLFAFVIVVALVLSLATIAVARMFPRKFITISLILNVILGLGTAIAYLAKGYYSAGIVFLIFAALTAFSYWTMRGRIPFSATVLTIIIDVMKQYPSTWIITAIGFLAIGAFSALFSVTVVASYMKWGDETSQGYNHARLVGLLVFVFFAGYYISEVMKNVIHVTVSGIFGTWYYLSKSDAGMPKFQALGALKRALTYSFGSICFGSLIVTFIQLLRQGVQIARQNALNNGEGVQACLLLCAECFIYVIEWFVRYFNHYAYSYVALYGKSYLKSARDTHYIFSYKGMDALVNDCLIGTALGMYCTFVGYVSALLAYLYLRFTKPGYNTEGSYYAPVVAFTFLIALQICNVISSVIRSGTATFFLALAKDPEVYQASYPDRFNEVFRDYPEVLEKIRTRD encoded by the coding sequence ATGTCCCAGTCGAATTATTACCAACAGCAACCCCAGCACGGCTTTAACGCACCACCGCCTCAGTACAGTCAGCAAGGCAATGACTTATCCGCcaacgagaagctgaaccAGAACTACTACTATGATCGCCCCCCAGCTCCTGAACCTGGTAAGGAAACCTTTGATGAAACATTCAAAGTCGAGAAGCCGAAGTTCCACGACGTTCCCTTCACAATTCTGTTTCTAGCTACAGttgctggattttttgtTGTTGCGGGCATCACTTTGAGACATTACGCCACCTCATATTCGTATGAAGGCTCTTCGATCTACAATGCTGGCAATTCCTTTTCATTGAACACCAACACCATAGTTTTATTTGCATTTGTTATTGTTGTTGCCTTAGTTCTTTCCTTGGCAACCATTGCCGTTGCTCGAATGTTCCCGAGGAAGTTCATTACAATTTCATTGATATTGAATGTCATTCTCGGCTTGGGAACGGCAATTGCTTACCTTGCAAAGGGCTACTACTCGGCAGGCATTGTTTTTCTTATCTTTGCCGCACTCACAGCATTTTCTTACTGGACCATGAGAGGCAGAATTCCGTTCAGCGCGACTGTTCTTACAATTATTATCGATGTGATGAAACAGTACCCTAGTACGTGGATTATTACTGCAATTGGATTTCTCGCAATAGGTGCCTTTTCGGCATTATTCTCTGTCACTGTGGTCGCCTCGTACATGAAATGGGGTGACGAAACTTCCCAAGGCTATAACCATGCCAGATTGGTTGGACTGCTCGTGTTTGTCTTCTTTGCGGGGTACTATATTAGTGAAGTGATGAAGAATGTTATACATGTCACAGTGAGTGGAATTTTTGGTACGTGGTATTACCTTTCGAAGTCCGACGCAGGAATGCCTAAATTTCAGGCCCTGGGTGCTCTGAAAAGGGCTTTGACCTATTCTTTTGGATCAATTTGTTTTGGTTCGCTGATTGTCACATTTATCCAGCTTTTACGTCAAGGAGTTCAAATTGCCCGACAGAATGCTCTGAACAACGGGGAGGGAGTTCAAGCTTGCTTGTTGCTTTGCGCCGAGTGCTTCATTTACGTGATCGAGTGGTTTGTGAGATACTTCAATCACTATGCGTATTCATATGTGGCCCTCTACGGCAAGAGTTATCTGAAGTCTGCAAGGGACACCCATTACATTTTCAGCTATAAGGGGATGGATGCTTTGGTCAATGATTGCCTGATCGGAACAGCTTTGGGAATGTACTGCACTTTTGTTGGATATGTGTCTGCCTTGCTCGCCTATTTGTACTTGCGGTTCACCAAACCAGGCTACAACACTGAAGGTTCATACTACGCTCCAGTGGTTGCATTCACATTTTTGATTGCCTTGCAAATATGCAATGTTATTAGTTCTGTCATCAGATCAGGAACCGCAACGTTCTTCTTGGCACTCGCCAAGGACCCGGAGGTCTACCAAGCAAGTTATCCCGACAGGTTCAATGAGGTGTTCAGAGACTATCCTGAGGTGCTAGAAAAGATCCGTACGCGCGACTAA
- a CDS encoding MFS transporter, which produces MSTEDRESLESNVQEYKDVESGVYRGEERPNDSNELTKTVSKISGLVRKLTHGETNDEEDDRERLERLISNNSQAISRLLTNYEEGYGSLGPVEQPIDHEKTATEFTPDPVTDFHENDPWKYPICQETRMRLVVFVDGDEKNPQNWGKGYKWFLTMLLGTICFNVALASAIVTGYMKGPMISFGVSEEVVILTVTLFVLGFGFGPLLFAPLSEEFGRNAVYFSTLLVAVIFIIPCALAKNIGTLLVCRLIDGLAFSAPMCLIGGSLADLWKIEERGLAMTIFSAAPFIGPVIGPLIGGYIGDNVGWRWLYWVLLIFSGAMYVLFVIFMPETSHSTILKARAKKLRKTTGDDRYRALPELKVRTAKQVAEETLLRPLILLSELIVFLITIYMSVIYGLLYMFFFAYPVVYSEGKGWSDSKTGLMFIPIAVGVLSAAAVSPIINKKYNEMADTYRSKGEIPPAELRLIPMMIGCWFVPIGLFAFAWSSYPRISWAGPCFSGFSCGLGFNLLYNPANNYIVDSYQHYAASALAAKTFVRSIWGACVPLFTIQMYHRLGYEWASTLMAFISLACCAIPFAFYVYGARIRKWSRYAYSPTPDAAVKDDNSESTTNKN; this is translated from the coding sequence ATGAGCACGGAAGATAGAGAATCGCTGGAGAGCAACGTCCAGGAATATAAAGACGTCGAATCGGGAGTGTACAGGGGAGAGGAACGTCCGAATGACAGTAATGAATTGACGAAAACTGTATCCAAAATCAGTGGACTGGTTAGAAAGCTTACGCATGGCGAAACCaatgacgaggaagacgaccGCGAAAGGCTCGAAAGACTGATCAGCAATAATTCCCAGGCCATCTCGCGTCTTCTCACAAATTATGAGGAAGGCTACGGAAGTTTAGGGCCAGTTGAGCAGCCGATTGATCATGAAAAAACTGCAACCGAGTTCACACCTGATCCGGTGACGGATTTCCACGAAAACGATCCATGGAAATATCCTATTTGTCAGGAGACGCGTATGAGACTTGTGGTCTTTGTGGACGGTGACGAGAAAAATCCTCAAAACTGGGGGAAAGGCTACAAATGGTTTTTGACTATGCTTTTGGGTACCATATGCTTCAACGTGGCATTGGCATCTGCTATTGTCACGGGATATATGAAGGGGCCAATGATTTCTTTTGGAGTTTCCGAGGAAGTCGTTATTCTCACCGTCACTTTGTTTGTCTTGGGCTTTGGTTTTGGCCCCTTGCTTTTCGCTCCTCTGTCGGAGGAATTTGGGAGAAACGCGGTTTACTTCTCAACATTACTGGTTGCAGTGATTTTCATCATTCCATGTGCCTTGGCGAAAAATATTGGAACCCTGCTTGTGTGCCGACTAATTGACGGTCTGGCCTTTTCGGCACCAATGTGTTTGATTGGAGGTAGTTTAGCAGATCTCTGGAAAATCGAAGAAAGAGGTCTGGCCATGACTAtcttttctgctgctccttTCATTGGTCCCGTCATTGGTCCATTGATCGGTGGCTATATAGGTGACAATGTTGGCTGGAGATGGCTCTACTGGGTGTTGCTAATTTTCAGCGGCGCCATGTACGTTCTGTTTGTCATTTTTATGCCTGAAACTTCGCACAGCACAATTCTGAAGGCTAGAGCTAAGAAGCTCAGAAAAACCACCGGCGACGACAGATACAGAGCTCTGCCTGAGCTCAAGGTCAGAACCGCCAAACAGGTCGCAGAGGAGACTTTGCTTAGACCATTGATCCTTCTGTCGGAACTGATTGTGTTCTTGATCACCATTTACATGTCAGTCATATACGGCCTGCTTTACATGTTCTTCTTCGCCTATCCTGTGGTTTACAGCGAAGGTAAGGGATGGTCCGATTCCAAGACGGGCCTTATGTTCATTCCAATTGCTGTTGGTGTTTtgtctgctgctgctgtctCACCTATaatcaacaaaaaatacaatGAAATGGCTGACACTTACCGAAGCAAAGGCGAGATTCCTCCTGCCGAGCTCCGACTAATTCCTATGATGATTGGTTGCTGGTTTGTTCCTATTGGACTATTCGCGTTCGCATGGTCTTCGTACCCTCGCATCTCCTGGGCAGGACCTTGCTTTTCGGGATTCTCGTGCGGTCTGGGTTTCAATCTTCTTTACAACCCGGCCAACAATTATATTGTGGACTCTTATCAACACTATGCAGCTTCTGCCTTGGCCGCAAAGACGTTCGTCAGATCAATATGGGGAGCCTGTGTTCCTCTTTTCACCATCCAAATGTATCACCGACTGGGCTACGAATGGGCCTCCACCTTGATGGCCTTCATTTCGCTAGCATGCTGTGCTATCCCATTTGCATTCTACGTCTACGGTGCCAGAATCAGAAAATGGAGCAGATACGCTTATTCACCTACTCCTGACGCTGCCGTCAAGGACGACAACTCTGAATCCACCACAAATAAGAACTAG
- a CDS encoding transcriptional regulator NRG2 → MSETVLLVNENKMPTYLSHTPTQLPSLDSVLSKIQSEQKWPLPNPTTPHPLALPAPPALLQPLGRPNIPSINMPLASIRYTRQDPPQYVAPKVSLPTPEIATRPEKNSDLSPPMRRYKCKICSKMFTTSGHLARHTRIHTGVKNHICPYEGCGARFSRQDNCMQHYKTHLNTKKTRKRGRSV, encoded by the coding sequence ATGTCTGAGACGGTGTTGTTGGTCAACGAAAACAAGATGCCTACGTACCTATCGCACACTCCAACACAACTGCCTAGTCTCGACTCTGTTCTGTCCAAGATCCAGTCGGAGCAGAAATGGCCTCTTCCAAACCCGACCACTCCGCATCCGCTAGCATTgcctgctcctccagcCTTGCTTCAGCCTCTCGGCAGACCAAATATACCCTCCATCAATATGCCATTGGCCTCTATTCGCTACACTCGCCAGGATCCGCCCCAGTATGTTGCTCCAAAAGTGTCCCTTCCAACCCCCGAAATCGCAACAAGACCGGAAAAGAACTCTGACCTCTCGCCACCAATGCGTCGCTACAAGTGCAAAATTTGCAGCAAAATGTTCACCACGTCAGGACATCTGGCAAGGCATACAAGAATACACACGGGTGTGAAGAACCACATATGTCCATACGAAGGTTGCGGCGCAAGGTTCTCGCGACAGGACAACTGCATGCAACACTACAAGACACACCTGAACACCAagaagacgaggaaacGCGGCAGGAGCGTATAA
- a CDS encoding Coproporphyrinogen-III oxidase, whose product MASVLDPALPIRVQMERLVKQKQLEITSGLESLDSASFRADEWERGESGGGGRSMVLQNGKTFEKGGVNVSVVHGVLPPQAIEKMRADHKNIRTNAGGSVQFFACGLSLVIHPWNPHAPTTHLNYRYFEIMNEDGSPQTWWFGGGADLTPSYIYDEDCINFHQQHKNALDKFRPDLYPRFKKWCDEYFFIPHRNETRGIGGIFFDDFDELPPQQCLEMVESCFNAFLPAYLPLVERRKDTPYTEVQKEWQQIRRGRYVEFNLVYDRGTKFGLQTPGSRTESILMSLPLTAKWMYDHQAPGPEEQRLLEVVQKPVEWL is encoded by the coding sequence ATGGCCTCGGTATTAGACCCTGCTCTACCCATCCGGGTGCAAATGGAGCGACTTGTGAAGcaaaagcagctcgagatcACCAGTGGTTTGGAGTCTCTTGACTCAGCCAGTTTCCGTGCCGACGAATGGGAACGGGGTGAATCTGGCGGTGGAGGCCGGTCCATGGTGTTGCAGAATGGCAAAACCTTCGAGAAAGGCGGTGTCAACGTGTCTGTCGTCCACGGTGTGCTTCCTCCTCAAGCTATAGAGAAAATGAGGGCAGATCATAAGAACATCAGGACGAACGCTGGTGGCAGCGTGCAATTCTTTGCTTGCGGTCTGAGTCTTGTGATCCATCCCTGGAACCCGCATGCTCCAACGACTCATCTGAACTACCGCTATTTCGAGATTATGAACGAAGATGGGTCTCCCCAGACGTGGTGGTTTGGAGGTGGAGCCGATCTGACGCCATCCTACatctacgacgaggactGTATCAActtccaccagcagcatAAGAATGCTCTGGACAAATTCAGGCCGGATCTTTACCCTAGGTTCAAAAAATGGTGCGACGAGTATTTCTTTATTCCGCACAGGAACGAGACCCGGGGTATTGGTGGAATCTTTTTtgacgactttgacgagctgcctCCTCAACAGTGTTTGGAAATGGTGGAGTCCTGTTTCAACGCGTTTTTGCCTGCTTATCTTCCATTGGTCGAGCGCAGAAAGGACACCCCATACACCGAGGTCCAGAAAGAGTGGCAGCAGATTAGAAGAGGCAGATACGTTGAGTTCAACCTCGTGTACGACAGAGGCACCAAGTTTGGACTACAGACGCCAGGGTCGCGGACCGAGTCGATTCTGATGAGTCTGCCACTCACGGCTAAATGGATGTACGATCACCAGGCACCCGGCCCGGAAGAGCAGAGGCTGCTCGAGGTGGTCCAAAAGCCTGTTGAGTGGCTATAA
- a CDS encoding Protein MNN4 translates to MDALNDVTGLIRATSSSTDPDDFIKSFENQLDTLDISQNYGKYWKFSTAFNNAVATFDPSDYKTTRESRLLYDPRITMSVYLSHIRRQLLEQGSGNAALARIAVPFSWQDWVDLSVLNRYLELPEDQRPTCDDILYQGPAYNPEHKFKNPNRNIDRACVDNDRYTGRTRRALLPGFNFKDRTGKKSFRDKLIHAKSYLLSYAPVPTSIVFLTEKGSYEVNISGDYNMLDSGLFDEFVELQANETVVADASLEHEMLVNSVTPSKSELDFDSLFTAEQNYEFVIPPDRFNYSYDQIIEDYENRIDELDEKQLRHLQTLRYSKSIPSTKLQKSFREVNINWPATYNGHKVTENGGHYDFRFFNGFVTESKLNEYDDVNEKRKIMLHRIIHTWLQFTYKEGIVSFLAHGTLLSWYWNALVFEWDNDIDVQMPIMDFDRFCMKYNNSLIVEDVQHGYGKYYVDCGAYPTHRTKGNGRNNIDARFIDVDSGMYIDITGLALTDTIKIPPRLERLERERKANNEQEKGEDIHSAELTEGLTDTGVPRIVKRAPVRSNKGPERSPEALERNKELQIYNCRNNHFYTYSELSPLKLSMMEGSPCLIPHDFATVLNSEYNGGLRRKHFNNHLFIDELRFWVSTATLQQHTYALSGQLVKNVELRKFYNSHKLPMLLKMLSTDELLKEFYLTHKTTKMHMEEFSLMNDLSDPQKKERYYSIMEEYKRTHDPMRKSLHGYISEVVALGGYHPQEDPVRTPLSETSEELDRVVITGKSQSNAGARRIQKIQT, encoded by the coding sequence ATGGATGCGTTGAACGATGTTACAGGACTCATCCGTGCAACTTCGTCCTCAACAGATCCGGACGATTTTATAAAATCGTTTGAGAACCAGCTGGATACCTTGGACATCTCGCAGAACTATGGCAAGTACTGGAAGTTCTCCACTGCTTTCAACAACGCGGTTGCAACCTTCGATCCTTCAGATTATAAAACCACCCGCGAATCCCGCTTGCTGTATGACCCAAGAATTACGATGTCGGTGTACCTTAGCCACATTCGCAGACAGCTCCTGGAGCAGGGTTCCGGGAACGCCGCCCTAGCTAGAATCGCAGTTCCGTTTTCCTGGCAAGACTGGGTGGATCTCTCGGTTTTAAACCGATATTTAGAGCTACCAGAGGACCAGCGTCCGACCTGTGACGACATTCTTTACCAGGGTCCTGCTTACAATCCTGAACACAAATTCAAGAACCCAAATAGAAACATAGACAGAGCCTGTGTTGATAATGATAGATACACGGGTCGCACCCGTCGCGCCCTTCTGCCGGGATTCAACTTCAAAGATCGGACAGGAAAAAAGTCTTTCCGTGACAAGCTCATACATGCCAAGTCGTATCTGCTGTCGTATGCGCCCGTGCCGACGTCCATCGTGTTTCTCACGGAAAAAGGCTCGTACGAGGTGAACATTTCCGGAGACTACAACATGCTCGATAGCGGTTTGTTCGATGAGTTTGTTGAATTACAGGCCAATGAAACTGTTGTGGCAGATGCTTCTTTGGAACACGAGATGCTGGTCAACTCCGTGACCCCTTCGAAAAGTGAGCTGGATTTCGACTCGCTGTTCACCGCAGAGCAGAATTATGAGTTTGTTATTCCTCCTGACCGATTTAATTACTCGTATGACCAGATCATTGAGGATTATGAAAACCGCATAGATGAGCTCGACGAAAAGCAACTACGTCACTTGCAGACCCTCAGATACTCCAAATCCATTCCTTCGACCAAGCTGCAAAAATCTTTCAGAGAGGTGAACATCAATTGGCCAGCTACATACAATGGCCACAAGGTGACCGAAAATGGAGGCCATTACGACTTCCGTTTCTTCAATGGCTTTGTGACAGAGtccaagctcaacgagTACGACGACGTGAACGAAAAGCGCAAAATCATGCTTCACAGGATTATTCACACATGGTTGCAATTTACATACAAAGAGGGTATTGTGTCTTTTCTGGCTCACGGCACGCTTTTGAGCTGGTACTGGAACGCGTTAGTGTTCGAATGGGATAACGACATTGACGTCCAGATGCCGATCATGGACTTCGATCGGTTTTGCATGAAGTACAACAACTCGCTTATCGTCGAGGATGTCCAGCATGGCTACGGAAAATACTACGTTGATTGTGGAGCTTATCCGACACACAGAACAAAAGGAAACGGCAGAAATAATATAGACGCAAGGTTCATCGACGTGGACAGCGGAATGTACATTGATATTACTGGTTTGGCACTGACGGATACGATTAAAATACCTCCAAGATTGGAGAGATTGGAGCGGGAGAGAAAGGCGAACAATGAACAGGAAAAAGGTGAGGATATTCACTCAGCAGAGCTAACAGAAGGACTTACCGATACGGGTGTTCCTCGAATTGTGAAACGTGCTCCCGTCAGATCAAACAAAGGTCCAGAAAGGTCTCCTGAAGCCTTGGAGAGAAATAAAGAACTGCAGATATACAATTGCAGAAATAACCATTTCTACACGTATTCCGAGCTGTCGCCACTCAAGTTGTCTATGATGGAGGGCTCTCCATGTCTCATTCCGCACGATTTCGCCACAGTGCTCAATTCGGAGTATAACGGAGGTCTTCGAAGAAAACATTTCAATAACCACCTATTCATCGATGAGTTGAGATTCTGGGTTTCGACAGCCAcgctccagcagcacacGTATGCGTTGAGTGGCCAGCTTGTCAAGAACGTGGAGTTGAGAAAGTTTTACAATTCCCACAAGCTCCCAATGCTTCTAAAAATGCTAAGTACCGATGAGTTACTCAAGGAATTCTATCTAACTCACAAGACCACCAAGATGCACATGGAAGAGTTCTCACTTATGAACGATCTCTCCGACCCGCAAAAAAAGGAGCGTTATTACAGTATCATGGAAGAGTATAAACGTACTCATGACCCGATGAGAAAAAGCTTACACGGATATATATCAGAGGTTGTTGCTCTTGGCGGATACCAT